A window of the Brassica napus cultivar Da-Ae chromosome C5, Da-Ae, whole genome shotgun sequence genome harbors these coding sequences:
- the LOC111213773 gene encoding UDP-glycosyltransferase 82A1-like: MQCTDWLSQYSTCMVCNKIKLIILCTAFYLPCYINPNLHTKINCQDSKIYEELFFGKIYEELYQNRRKEQDMKVPQKPKIIFIPYPAQGHVTPILHLASAFLSRGFSPVVMTPESIHRRISTTNEDLGITFLALSDGQERPDALPSDFFSIERSMENIMPSQLERFLLDEDAGVACVVVDLLASWAIRVADRCGVPAAGFWPVMLAAYRMIESIPELVRTGIVSRKGCPRQPERPLLLPEQPLLYAGDLLWLIGTPTAQKRRFKFWQRTLERVKSLRWILVNSFKDEYEREFIIKDNNNPNPKILYVGPSHNQAATSDKTLTKNPSFWEEDRSCLGWLQEQKPNSVIYISFGSWVSPIGESKIRTLALALEASGRPFIWALNRVWQEGLPPGFVHRVKNQGRIVPWAPQIEVLKNDSVGCYLTHCGWNSTMEAVASCRRLVCYPVAGDQFVNSRYIVDVWKIGVRISGFGEKEVEDGLRKVMEDEEMGERLKKLRDKAMGNEARLCLDNTFTIFKDDICG, translated from the exons ATGCAATGTACAGATTGGTTGAGTCAATATAGCACATGCATGGTGtgcaataaaattaaattaataatcttgTGTACAGCCTTTTATCTTCCTTGttatataaaccctaatttacATACCAAGATCAATTGCcaagattcaaaaatatatgaagaattattttttggtaaaatatatgAAGAATTATATCAAAACCGAAGAAAAGAACAAGATATGAAAGTACCACAAAAGCCAAAGATAATATTCATCCCTTACCCGGCGCAAGGCCATGTCACTCCGATCCTCCACCTCGCGTCGGCCTTCCTCAGCCGTGGGTTCTCCCCTGTCGTTATGACTCCCGAGTCTATCCACCGTAGGATCTCGACGACTAACGAGGATCTTGGGATCACGTTCTTGGCCTTATCAGACGGTCAAGAACGTCCGGACGCACTTCCCTCGGACTTCTTCTCCATAGAGAGGTCGATGGAGAACATCATGCCGTCTCAGCTTGAACGATTCCTACTAGACGAAGACGCGGGCGTGGCTTGTGTTGTGGTTGATTTGTTGGCTTCGTGGGCTATAAGAGTGGCTGATCGGTGTGGTGTTCCTGCTGCCGGATTCTGGCCGGTGATGCTCGCTGCTTACCGTATGATCGAATCCATACCAGAGCTAGTAAGGACAGGCATAGTTTCCCGAAAAG GCTGTCCTCGACAACCAGAAAGACCATTACTCCTACCGGAGCAACCGCTCCTATACGCCGGAGATCTATTGTGGCTTATCGGTACTCCGACGGCTCAAAAAAGACGATTCAAGTTCTGGCAGAGAACTCTAGAACGAGTAAAAAGTCTCCGGTGGATCTTGGTAAACTCCTTCAAAGACGAATATGAACGTGAATTCATTATTAAAGACAATAACAATCCAAACCCTAAAATTCTTTACGTTGGTCCATCACATAACCAAGCAGCAACAAGTGATAAAACTTTGACCAAGAACCCTAGTTTCTGGGAAGAAGACAGATCTTGTCTTGGTTGGCTACAAGAACAGAAACCAAACTCAGTTATTTACATCTCATTTGGAAGCTGGGTTTCTCCAATAGGAGAATCAAAGATTAGAACGTTGGCATTAGCGTTGGAAGCGTCAGGAAGACCTTTCATTTGGGCATTAAACCGGGTTTGGCAGGAGGGACTTCCACCAGGGTTCGTCCATAGAGTCAAGAACCAAGGAAGGATCGTGCCATGGGCCCCGCAGATTGAAGTTCTTAAGAACGACTCAGTTGGTTGTTACCTGACTCATTGTGGCTGGAACTCAACCATGGAG GCGGTGGCAAGTTGTCGGAGGCTAGTGTGTTATCCCGTAGCCGGTGACCAGTTTGTGAACTCTAGATACATTGTGGATGTGTGGAAGATCGGGGTGAGAATAAGCGGTTTTGGAGAGAAGGAGGTTGAGGATGGGTTGAGGAAAGTAATGGAGGATGAAGAGATGGGTGAGAGATTGAAGAAGTTGAGAGATAAAGCAATGGGGAATGAAGCTCGTTTGTGTTTGGATAATACTTTTACCATTTTCAAGGATGATATTTGtggataa